CACCCTGTTGGAACCCTGTCAGGGTTCCCCTGCAGGCTGCTCTGagccctccacccctaccccccccaccccaccccccgaggGCAGGTGTGGAGCTGAAGGAGGCCTCAGGCACACTTGCTGACGCATTCTAGCAGCTCCATCCGGATGGCAATGCGGACATGCCAGCCCAGCGGGATCAGCCGAATGAAGCGGGAAATGATGGGGGGCCGCAGAAGGTTCTGGACTGTGGAGGTTCGGTCTGAGTTTCCATAGAAGacctaaagagagagaaaatcttgttGCTATCACATCAGGGGatggaaaaggacaaacaatTCCTATCTGAAGCTGgccccaaccttttttttttttaagattttatttattcatgatagagagagagacagagacacaggcagagggagaagcaggcttcatgcagggagcccaatgtaggactcgatccggatcgacaggatcatgccctgggccggaggcaggcaccaaacctttgagtcacccagggatccccctggccCCAACCTTTAAGTTTGGGAAATCTCAGCAAGTGGTTAAGGCTCAGAGAATTGCACATGCCCCCGTCCCCAGGGCCCAAAATCTGAATTTGCATGTTAGAGCCTCGCATCTGTGCATGCTCTAGGCCTCTCCGAGTCACTCTGTGGGGACATCTAGAACACCATCCAATATGGAAGCATTAGCTACATGTGGCTCTTTAAGtttaagtgaattaaaattaGATAACAGTTTCCTCAGTCACACTGGCTAGGGTTCAAGTGCTCCATAGCTATATGTGATTAGTGGCttccatattggacagcacaggtaCTAACATTTCCGTCATTGCAGAATGTTCTGTTGGATGGCACTGATAGAAAATACCTCCTGATCCTTATTGCCAATTTTGTGTTTTCATCCTTTGCATTTTGACAAATTTTGAAAAGGACCACATCATGCTTATGAGAGAAATGGTCCTGTATTACAAAGGTatccaaagtggggctcaagTAAAAGCTCGAGTGTGCTGGCTCTGAAGTTGTGAGATAAAGCTTAATTGCACATCTCTACATCTATAGAAATGGCAAATAGACTTGGAAAACTgctttttggaaaagaaaaagacataataataataaggaaggGAGAATGCAGTACCCAAAGTAGAGAGAAAAAGGGTCGTTTAGTGTTTTGGGGGGACGCAACATAGCACGGTGCCCTGGCTGTAACACAAAAAGGTGATGTGGTTGGCTGCATTTCCAAAGAAATCATTCTTTGCAGTCTTCTAGAGTCCTGGTGCTATGCCTGATGACACTGGAGCATTTCATTTCTCTCTGGGATTGTCTCCCTGAAAAAAATCTGGCTGCCACATTGGCCTCATCCatctacaaaacaaaaaggaCCTCCTACGCCATGATCTTGCCCCTCTTCCCAGTAGCAACATCCCACATCCCCTTCTCTCAGCTCTTTTCCCTTGAACCTCTTCAAGTCGGGGGACAGGTGAAGAGGGAGGATGGAACAGGCTCCTCCAGATTGTACAAGTGCCTGAGCAGAATGCCTCTTTGCAAAGAACCGTCAAGGCCTTCAGAAATGCAGACAGGacttaaaaaagaattctcatttctttttgaaaaagccAACTAATGagagcagaaatgaaataaaatgtagaaatatcAAGATGGCTTTTCCTATTGTATTCAATAAAACCCCTTGAAATCTCAACCCATGAATATCTATCTCTCTGTATAACTTGTCATCAGAGAGTACAAAGCTTTCTGGTTTTCAGCCACACATATCTACTTAATCTGATTAAATGTCCAAATTAGCTTCAGAAGTCCTTACTCTCAGGCAAAAGGATAGTTAACATTTCCAAACAGCTAGTGAGGTTTTAATTCCTTgcaaatatacatacacacacatatatacacacacacatgtatatacacaaacacacatacacacacatatatatacacacacacttaattACAAGCCTACTATGTTCAGTCTATGGTGAACAAGACTTGGGGCTTGGCCCTTAGAGGTTAGTAGGATACATAGGTGCTGCTCAAGGGCTTAAGTTCCTCTGTGTCTGCACTGCTGGagtcattttaatcatttatgtAGTTCAGTGGCTAACTTGCTGGATTGTCCAAATCTTCCGAGCCATCCGTCTCAATAGTAAGAGGCCATACCTACATAAATGGACAAGGACCTACCCACATCAATAATAGGTCAAGTCAGACCCATGCAGCAAAGTGTTCAGTGGCCCAGTGAGCTTGGAATAGTCCAAATGGCCAGTTTTGATTATTTAAGCAACTATAAGCTGATATGAGAATTCAGGCAAAGATTTCTTCTGTACACAAGAGTGGTGCTCATTCACGAACAAGCTGCTAGGCACCCAGGATACAGTAAGAAAAGACACCTGCCTTGTCAGAGAGTAGACCATGTTGTGGGGAAGAAGCATGGATGACTTCCCTCGTCATGGAGTCAATGGTATGACAGGACGGGAGCGGGAAGAAGTCCCAGAGAGTGTGAGCTGAAGGTAGTTTGGGGTCAGCCCAACTTACCCGATTGTTTCCTGTCTGGTCCTTATAGTAAATCCAGTTCAGGTTCTCATCCGTCCTGTACTGCACGCTGTACTTGGTCATCCACTCGTCGATGTCACAGCGCCCCTGGGTGAGGATTCCTGAAATCACCTTGACCTCCTTCAGATCGATCTGTAGCCACTGGCTGCTGTCCTGGTACTTGGAGAGCCAGGCGCACCTGCCAGGGACACAGCAAATCACCAGGAGCCTTTTCCCACGAGCACCTCCAAGGAGCTGAGAGGCACTGCCCGTTGAGGGGCTGCCAGCCCCTGAGGAAGCTCTGCAGTGCGCAGGCAGTCGGAGCTGCGACCAGTTAAGCACCAAGAGGCCCGTGTCCAAGAAGGGGCGAGCCTCTGTTACCCTTGTaccattctctttctccctgcatCTCCGCTGCCCGAAGAAAACTGGCCAGATTCAACCGATTTGTCAAAGGGCCTCTGAGTGTAGCTGAAATCACCTTTGGGGTGTGGTTGAACAGGTCTTTCTTCAAAACACGAAAATGCATGGTTATTGCACCCGCCAGCCCCCTTCCCTTTTCATTTAGTCTCTCCTGATGTCTCTTTCTCCGTGAGTCTTACCCTAATTTCAGTCCCTTTATACCTATCTGCCTCCCCTTCAGGTACTGTCATTTATGGCTTTCAGAGAGGGTCTCCCATGTGCCCAACACTGAGCCAAGGGGCTCTGGAAGGGCTTTTAACAATCGTAAAGCAAACTAACCATTGAAGgaactgatttgtttttttagctCTATCCCTCGTGAATTGTGGAAACCTATCATTCCCCCtttgaggtttttatttattttttgcatattaattAGCTTCTTGGGACTGAGTCTTTGGCCGCCTTTTCTTCTCACTCTAGACTTGCTCCTTGGGTGGCTTTTGAATTTTTAACTTCCATCCCAGACCTTTTCTCAATTCCAAAATCTGAGTATCAGTGGCTGTCTAGACAACTTCTAAATGCCTTACAGCATCCCAAATGAAACCTGTCCAAGAGTAAACTAATCCTCTCTACCCCAACCACTCCTTCCAGTATCCATCTCAGAATGCTACATccgggacaccggggtggctaggtggctgagcgtctgcctttggctcgggcgtgatcccagggtcctgggatcgagtcccacatcgggctcctccctctgcctgtgtctctgcctctctctgtgtgtctctcatgaataaataaataaaatctttaaaaaaaaagaaaaaaaagaatgctaccTCCATCCTCCTGGTGTTCATGCCACCCATCTGAGAGAGATCCTTGGCCCCTTCCTTTCCATCACTTCAAACATCCAATCCATCTACTGAGTCCATCTCAAATGTTTCtcaaattcatttacttttctccatttccctggtGCTGTTCTTGCCCACATCATCCTCAGCTCTTGCCTGGATGATTGCTACTCTAGCTTTCTTAACTAGTCTCCCTGGGttacccaccaccaccaccaccactaaatAGTTCACCCCCACAGGACccagatttttataaaaacacaaatatgatcCTAATACTCCCCAACTTCAAATCTTTCTCTGATAAAATCTACTAATTGTCTCCCAatattctcttctcattttcctttaggAATAGAAccctccctgccaccaccaccgaGTTTTACCTGGGCAAATAGCCACCCAGCAGAGTTCGTATTTCCCTTTGTAGCTAAGTGAGACAATCTGACCAAATTCTTATGAATGGGGTGTGGACAAGGTAGCCAATATGATTATGCTTGTATCGTTTAAAGAAAAGTATGTGTATTCTATGCTTCTTTTCTCCCCACTGACTAAAAGGAGATGTGATAGTGGAAGCTAGAGCAGCCATTTTGGGCCCCAAGATGGAAACTTCATGTGAAGGATGACAGAACAAGGCAGAATGAGTCTGGAACCATCAGCCATCATAACCCTTCACTGCCTaatgaaaattgtatttatttaatttttttaaaagattttatttatttattcatgagagacagagagaaagagagaggcagagacacaggcagagggagaagcaggctccatgcagggagcccgatgtgggactcgatcccaggtctccaggatcacaccctgggctgaaggcagtgctaaaccgctgagccacccaggtgtccctctaatgAAATTTTTAGATGACCAAGAAATAAACCTCCATGTTACTTACTTTGTACTTTGGTgctctttgttacagcagcacaaACTTGTATTCTAACTAATGCACATTCAAGAAACTCTCATTATGCCTAAAATAAGGACCATAATCCTTAACATGACTTCATGATCTGACTTCTGCCTACTTCAAATGAATCAGGTCTTTCTTCTGTGTCTCCTCCACAGCATTTATCATACTCACTAAATGATCAGTTGTGTGATTATGTGCTTAGAGTGCCTCTCCCCCTCTAACCTGTGTACTTCTTGAAGGCTGGGACCTTATCCACCTTGTCCACAGTCCTCTGCACATGAAAGGCATTCAATGACTTTTTgttgaagacataaataaatgcactCTGCCATTCGTTTATTACAAAGACGTACATTTTTcaaatcacatgaaaaaaaatcacctgagcCACCTGCCCTGCTTACCCAAAGCCTTGACTGTTGAGCCGGGCCTTGTTAGCTGTCCATGAGGAATACCAGCCCACATACTGATCCAGGTTGGAGCAGGTGATCTGGTCTGGTGTAACCTCTCCTGACTCGAAACCCAGGGGCTTATGATACgggcattctggaaaagaaaagacaacacaCATTAAAACGCTCCTATCACATCACAACACTCAACCAACACGACATGACAAAAATGACAAATCAAACCATCTCATCTGCGCTTTGGAAGGTGGAGAATGTTTTGCTTGGCAGCGCAGTTCACGATGGATCTTCAACCTACTTACTGCTCTTATGAGAAGAGAGTGAAGATGAGGTAAAAGGATTGCCATAGAGACTCAACATTCATAAAAGCAGACGAAAGGGGCTCTATGGCAACCTGAGGTGGGGGGCGCTGAGAAATACTTCACCTCCTCCACAaacttagatatttaaaaaaaaaccaagaggTTCACAGAGAAATATCATACTTAAATGCCATACTCTTTATATTCCTCATGAACACACTTTTAGCCGTCCTGCAAGATGACATCAGGTCCCTCGGGCAGCATATGATGCTAAtgatagaaacaaaacaatggtGAGAGGCAAGAAAGGCAATTATATATGAGACTGATTTCTCACTTGTAAATTGCAGTTTTCTCACTagtctaaagagaaaaaaaaaagtgtgtgtgtgtgtgtgtgtgtgtgtgtgtgtgtgtgtgaagtgttCCTGAGCGACTG
The Vulpes vulpes isolate BD-2025 chromosome X, VulVul3, whole genome shotgun sequence genome window above contains:
- the RS1 gene encoding retinoschisin, with amino-acid sequence MPRKIEGFLFLLLFGYEATLGLSSTEDESEDPWYQKACKCDCQGSPNGLWSAGATSLDCIPECPYHKPLGFESGEVTPDQITCSNLDQYVGWYSSWTANKARLNSQGFGCAWLSKYQDSSQWLQIDLKEVKVISGILTQGRCDIDEWMTKYSVQYRTDENLNWIYYKDQTGNNRVFYGNSDRTSTVQNLLRPPIISRFIRLIPLGWHVRIAIRMELLECVSKCA